In the genome of Palaemon carinicauda isolate YSFRI2023 chromosome 15, ASM3689809v2, whole genome shotgun sequence, one region contains:
- the LOC137654081 gene encoding piggyBac transposable element-derived protein 3-like has product MDFILSVDELKAFVGIFLFSRYHKVPSERSYWSNDDDLGVSIVKNAMARTWFQIIKNYVHFTDNATAEENAQDKGLKIRPLITVLQESLRKFVVFEENLSVDEMIVCYYGHNTLKPFMKGKLIRFGYRFWALCGVSGYCYNIDLYCGKGSANEENSDFLLGSKVVLNMLSVVDKPFSYNVYFNNLFTDYALLVHLRNFGFNATRTMRKNRISKCLLKESNAMKKEPRGTYDYRFDRNEEILIVK; this is encoded by the coding sequence ATGGACTTCATACTGAGTGTGGATGAACTGAAAGCGTTTGTtggtatttttctattttccagGTACCACAAAGTACCTTCCGAAAGAAGCTATTGGTCAAACGATGACGATTTGGGAGTATCAATAGTGAAAAATGCAATGGCCAGAACCTGGTTTCAAATTATCAAAAACTATGTTCATTTCACCGATAATGCTACTGCTGAAGAAAATGCACAAGATAAAGGGCTCAAAATAAGGCCACTTATTACTGTGCTTCAAGAATCCCTCCGAAAATTTGTAGTGTTTGAGGAAAATTTGTCAGTTGACGAAATGATTGTGTGCTATTATGGACATAACACTCTCAAGCCATTCATGAAGGGAAAACTAATTCGATTTGGATATAGATTTTGGGCATTGTGTGGAGTGTCAGGATACTGCTACAATATTGATCTGTATTGTGGCAAAGGGTCTGCTAATGAAGAAAACAGTGATTTTTTGCTCGGTTCTAAGGTGGTGCTGAATATGCTCTCGGTTGTAGATAAACCATTCTCTTACAATGTATACTTCAATAATTTGTTCACTGACTATGCGTTGCTGGTGCATTTGAGGAATTTTGGATTTAATGCCACAAGAACAATGAGGAAAAACAGGATCAGCAAGTGCCTATTGAAGGAATCAAATGCAATGAAAAAAGAACCGAGGGGAACATATGATTACAGGTTTGATCGCAATGAAGAAATTCTCATTGTGAAATAG